Proteins encoded together in one Lathyrus oleraceus cultivar Zhongwan6 chromosome 5, CAAS_Psat_ZW6_1.0, whole genome shotgun sequence window:
- the LOC127080525 gene encoding uncharacterized protein LOC127080525 codes for MADNRTLRQLAAPDVNYNGEDPHRHLKEFQVVCSTPLRPEGITEDHIKLRAFPFSLQGAAKDWIYYLEPNSIASWTALKKVFLERYFPASRAASIRKEICGIRQGNESLTEYWERFKHLVSSCPQHQITEQLLIQYFYEGLLPMDRNILDAASGGALVDKTPAAAKTLIENMSLNSQQFTTRDNSVHSKGVSQIQVSSNKALETRIDELTTLVKQLAVAKPQTTTLCGICTSPEHPTDTCPILRDESITELPQAYAANLYNQNSQQQNSPQVAAPAPSGPSLEDLVKQMAVNNLQFQQRTDASIQTLNTQMGQFATQINNMQAQGSNQLPAQTVVNPNGPNANVSAISLRSGKVTEPAPEKNKKIIEIPKYAKFLKDLCTNKRRIKGSERVNLGRNISAFIQPKQSSKQIVGEQNVSALTTQHTSLIIQLANRSNARPAGVVEDVLVQVNDLIFPANFYILDMEGETKEHSVFHIELISELVDDSSSELFALDFPSLSGFDDIYSCSDCTDTNVCVVYAEIDAALQADTFPTGEVVTNKPVFAVDALAFSAAPSTPSTEQPPSLELKELHENLKYAYLESNEKLPAIDYFE; via the exons atGGCTGATAATAGAACCTTAAGGCAGTTAGCTGCTCCTGATGTGAATTACAATG gtgaaGATCCACATAGACATCTCAAAGAATTCCAGGTTGTATGCTCTACACCGTTGAGGCCTGAAGGAATAACTGAAGACCATATCAAACTTCGggcttttcctttttcattgcagggTGCAGCAAAGGATTGGATTTATTATCTCGAGCCAAACTCAATTGCAAGTTGGACTGCCCTGAAAAAAGTGTTCTTAGAGAGATACTTTCCTGCCTCCAGAGCTGCCTCAATAAGAAAggagatttgtggtattagacAAGGTAATGAGTCGTTGAccgagtattgggagagattcaagcacTTGGTATCTAGCTGCCCTCAACACCAGATCACAGAGCAACTACTCATCCAGTACTTTTATGAGGGGTTGTTACCGATGGACAGGAAtattcttgatgctgctagtggtggagcactaGTCGATAAAACTCCAGCTGCTGCCAAAACACTTATTGAAAATATGTCTCTTAATTCTCAACAGTTCACTACTAGAGACAATTCTGTTCACAGCAAAGGCGTGAGTCAAATTCAAGTTTCTTCCAATAAGGCTTTAGAGACCAGAATTGACGAACTCACCACCTTAGTCAAACAGCTGGCAGTAGCAAAACCTCAAACAACAACTTTGTGTGGCATTTGTACTTCTCCTGAGCACCCGACCGATACTTGTCCTATTCTAAGAGACGAGTCCATTACTGAGCTGCCACAAGCTTATGCAGCCAACCTTTACAATCAAAACAG CCAACAACAGAACTCACCTCAAGTGGCTGCCCCTGCACCTTCCGGACCATCCTTAGAGGATCTTGTTAAGCAAATGGCCGTGAACAACCTCCAGTTCCAACAAAGGACCGATGCCagcattcagaccttgaacacACAAATGGGACAGtttgctactcaaataaataacatgcaagctCAAGGTTCGAACCAACTTCCAGCCCAGACAGTTGTCAATCCGAATGGTCCTAATGCTAATGTGAGCGCAATTTCTTTGAGATCCGGAAAAGTTACAGAACCAGcccctgaaaaaaataaaaaaatcattgaG ATtcctaagtatgcaaagtttctgaaagattTGTGTACCAACAAGAGGAGGATTAAGGGAAGTGAAAGAGTAAACTTAGGACGAAATATTTCTGCCTTTATTCAGCCCAAACAATCATCCAAACAGATTGTAGGCGAGCAAAATGTTTCAGCCCTCACTACTCAG catacaAGTTTAATCATTCAATTGGCAAACAGGAGCAACGCTCGACCCGCCGGGGTAGTCGAAGATGTTCTTGTTCAAGTTAACGATTTGATTTTTCCTGCAAATTTCTATATTCTAGACATGGAAGGAGAAACCAAG GAGCATTCCGTTTTTCATATTGAGCTGATTTCTGAATTAGTTGATGACTCTAGTTCTGAACTATTTGCGCTTGATTTTCCATCTCTctctggttttgatgatatttattcatgttctgattgtactgacactaacgTTTGTGTTGTCTatgctgagattgatgctgccttaCAGGCTGATACATTTCCTACAGGTGAAGTTGTTACCAATAAACCTGTTTTTGCAGTTGATGCTCTTGCATTCTCGGCTGCCCCAAGCACTCCATCCACCGAGCAGCCCCCGTCCTTAGAGCTAAAAGAGCTCCATGAGAACCTGAAATATGCTTACTTGGAGAGTAATGAGAAACTCCCT gctatagatTACTTTGAGTAG